Proteins encoded by one window of Sphaerodactylus townsendi isolate TG3544 linkage group LG04, MPM_Stown_v2.3, whole genome shotgun sequence:
- the LOC125431405 gene encoding galanin receptor type 1-like: MNVSFYLSKIHGLLELLQRDNLSLPALLNGSQQLGWEELEKLLFLFDKDPVDICLLAMYLVSFVVGFVGNIMSLRMLTRKRHRRMPSLSATRSLLINLAVCDLMVVCICMPITVGNLIYKAWVYGDFLCRAVPFIQAVSVSASVLSITVISLNRYYSVHNPLHARSFFTHRKILSAILVVWVLSSGICLPLVFMNKMDEIGVNQGRPLVFPICTEVWPQQRTKQAYNLLLFSTLYCLPVLFNMLICCLTVHRLWSPTRSLIALHQTLPASRLKVRKKVAQMVVALVLLFAISWLPIYMMDLWIEFNSPKSLQDEAQPHWVLQFRPFAQWLSLTNSSLNPICYCFMGNLYRSAKEMKNRYHKKMASLLSFSLSEKSLPSAAPELLSYKSSTSKEPNVIGSGCWKNPNPKTIM, from the coding sequence ATGAATGTCTCCTTCTATCTCTCTAAGATCCACGGCCTCCTGGAACTCTTGCAGAGAGACAACCTCTCACTCCCAGCCTTGCTGAACGGAAgccagcagctgggctgggaggAGCTGGAAAAGCTGCTCTTCCTGTTCGACAAGGACCCCGTGGACATCTGCCTCTTGGCCATGTATCTGGTGTCCTTCGTGGTGGGCTTCGTCGGCAACATCATGTCTCTGAGGATGCTCACCCGGAAGCGCCACCGCCGGATGCCCAGCCTGAGCGCCACCAGGAGCCTTCTCATCAACCTGGCCGTCTGTGACCTCATGGTGGTCTGCATATGCATGCCCATCACCGTGGGGAACTTGATCTACAAAGCCTGGGTCTACGGGGACTTCCTGTGCAGGGCAGTCCCTTTCATCCAGGCCGTGTCCGTCTCGGCCAGCGTCCTCAGCATCACGGTGATCAGCCTGAACCGCTATTACAGCGTGCACAACCCTCTCCACGCCCGGTCGTTCTTCACCCACCGGAAGATCTTAAGCGCCATCCTGGTGGTCTGGGTCTTGTCTTCGGGGATCTGCCTGCCCCTTGTGTTCATGAACAAAATGGACGAGATCGGGGTGAATCAGGGTCGTCCCCTGGTCTTCCCCATCTGCACTGAAGTCTGGCCTCAGCAGCGGACCAAGCAAGCCTacaacctcctcctcttctccactctCTACTGCCTGCCTGTCCTCTTCAACATGCTCATCTGCTGCTTAACGGTCCACAGGCTGTGGAGCCCCACCAGATCCCTCATCGCCCTGCACCAGACCTTGCCAGCTTCGCGGCTGAAGGTCCGCAAGAAAGTGGCTCAGATGGTGGTGGCGCTGGTCCTGCTCTTTGCCATCTCCTGGCTGCCCATTTACATGATGGACCTCTGGATCGAGTTCAACAGCCCCAAATCCTTGCAGGACGAAGCTCAGCCCCACTGGGTCCTCCAGTTCCGCCCCTTCGCCCAGTGGCTCAGCCTCACCAACTCCAGCCTCAACCCTATCTGCTACTGCTTCATGGGCAACCTCTACCGCTCAGCCAAGGAAATGAAGAACAGGTACCACAAGAAGATGGCTTCCCTGCTCAGCTTCTCCCTGTCCGAAAAGAGCCTGCCTTCCGCCGCCCCCGAGCTGCTGTCCTACAAGAGCTCCACAAGCAAAGAGCCCAACGTGATTGGAAGCGGTTGCTGGaagaaccctaaccctaaaacaATCATGTGA
- the ATP5MF gene encoding ATP synthase subunit f, mitochondrial, translating into MADRPVPVKDLRLLDVKLGQLPTWLASGDYSPGGIYRAYKRGTGRFYTKYFDVKKGGIGGLAMILTGYVVISYIWSYDHIKHDRWRKYH; encoded by the exons ATGGCGGACCGACCCG TTCCCGTGAAAGATTTGAGGCTCTTGGATGTGAAATTGGGCCAGCTCCCGACATGGTTGGCATCAGGAGATTACAGCCCTGGAGGGATTTATAGAGCTTACAAACGAG GTACCGGCCGATTTTACACCAAGTACTTTGATGTGAAGAAAGGTGGCATCGGGGGCCTCGCAATGATACTTACAGGCTACGTGGTGATCAGCTACATCTGGAGCTACGACCATATTA AGCATGACCGCTGGAGGAAATATCATTGA